The following coding sequences lie in one Peribacillus frigoritolerans genomic window:
- a CDS encoding alkaline phosphatase has translation MNRTWSKKVLPITLVSALAFGSLSWSGADRVSAKGNPNKEPEIKNVIFLIGDGMGVSYTSAYRYLKDNPGTKAAERTEFDKYLVGQQMTYPEDSAQNITDSASAATAMSAGVKTYNAAIAVDNDKSEVKTVLEAAKEKGKATGLVATSEITHATPASFGAHDENRKNMNSIADDYYNELIKGKHKIDVLLGGGKSNFVRPDVNLAKAFEKDGYSYVTDKNQMLKDKNEQVLGLFASEGLPKMIDRPSETPSLADMTSSAIQRLNKDKDGFFLMVEGSQVDWAGHDNDIVGAMSEMEDFEKAYKAAMEFAKKDKHTLVVATADHSTGGFSIGAKGIYNWYGEPIKAAKRTPDFMADAIVKGADVEKTLKQYINQNVVKLTDGEIKTVTEAAKSKNVTNVDNAIEAIFDNRTNTAWTTGGHTGEDVPVYAYGPYKERFAGQVDNTDQAKIIFELLKK, from the coding sequence TTGAATCGCACATGGAGTAAAAAGGTTTTACCCATTACACTCGTTTCGGCATTGGCATTTGGAAGTTTATCATGGTCCGGTGCGGATCGTGTTTCGGCAAAGGGTAACCCAAATAAAGAACCGGAAATCAAGAACGTGATTTTCCTGATTGGTGACGGCATGGGTGTTTCCTATACCTCCGCTTACCGGTATTTAAAAGATAATCCTGGTACGAAGGCGGCAGAACGGACAGAGTTTGATAAATACTTGGTTGGCCAGCAGATGACTTACCCAGAAGACTCTGCACAAAATATAACGGATTCAGCTTCAGCTGCAACGGCAATGTCTGCCGGAGTGAAGACTTATAACGCTGCCATTGCAGTGGATAATGATAAATCGGAAGTCAAAACCGTATTGGAAGCAGCAAAGGAAAAAGGAAAAGCGACGGGATTGGTTGCCACTTCGGAAATCACTCATGCTACACCTGCATCTTTTGGCGCCCATGATGAAAATCGGAAAAACATGAATTCAATCGCAGACGATTATTATAACGAATTAATCAAAGGCAAACATAAAATTGACGTCCTATTGGGCGGTGGAAAGTCCAATTTTGTCCGGCCTGATGTCAATTTGGCGAAAGCCTTTGAAAAAGACGGTTACAGTTATGTGACTGATAAAAATCAAATGCTTAAGGACAAAAATGAGCAGGTCCTTGGTTTATTCGCATCTGAAGGACTCCCGAAAATGATTGACCGCCCAAGTGAAACGCCTTCTTTGGCAGACATGACAAGTTCGGCGATCCAGCGCTTGAATAAAGATAAAGATGGATTCTTCCTTATGGTCGAGGGAAGCCAAGTCGATTGGGCTGGACATGATAATGATATCGTAGGTGCAATGAGTGAAATGGAAGACTTTGAAAAAGCATACAAAGCGGCCATGGAATTTGCGAAGAAAGACAAACATACTTTAGTGGTGGCTACTGCGGATCACTCTACAGGAGGATTCTCGATCGGAGCAAAAGGAATATATAACTGGTACGGCGAGCCAATCAAGGCAGCCAAACGCACTCCTGACTTCATGGCGGATGCCATCGTCAAAGGCGCTGATGTCGAAAAGACGTTAAAGCAATATATTAACCAAAATGTTGTGAAGCTAACTGACGGTGAAATCAAAACGGTAACTGAAGCTGCCAAATCAAAAAATGTGACGAATGTCGATAATGCCATCGAAGCCATATTCGATAACCGGACCAATACTGCCTGGACTACTGGGGGACATACGGGTGAAGATGTTCCAGTCTACGCATACGGGCCATATAAAGAACGTTTTGCCGGGCAGGTCGATAACACGGATCAAGCCAAAATCATTTTTGAGCTATTAAAGAAATAA
- a CDS encoding nucleotide excision repair endonuclease, protein MVMIKIEIPAADISIKQRKQVIEGDEPVIPEIYGFIDFHLIPRDKGGIILFYNENDELIFVGKARKLRPRVKKHFEDNVSPIKDHRNEVKKIDILIVEDAMEREIYETYMINKLHAKYNVDKVFYK, encoded by the coding sequence ATTGTAATGATTAAAATTGAAATCCCTGCAGCGGATATAAGCATCAAACAAAGAAAGCAAGTTATTGAAGGAGACGAGCCTGTCATTCCTGAAATTTACGGGTTTATCGATTTTCATTTGATTCCCCGTGATAAAGGCGGCATCATCTTGTTTTACAATGAAAACGATGAGCTGATTTTTGTCGGTAAAGCTCGTAAATTAAGACCAAGGGTCAAGAAGCATTTCGAGGATAATGTTTCTCCGATTAAAGATCATCGTAATGAAGTCAAGAAAATTGACATTCTTATAGTCGAAGACGCTATGGAACGTGAAATCTATGAAACGTACATGATCAATAAACTTCATGCTAAATACAACGTCGACAAAGTATTTTATAAATAA
- a CDS encoding DUF4352 domain-containing protein: MNRLMIGALLLTAFGALNTQPAYEEETTAKEKTEEIARPLEKKDVYVPNPQLPDDINLNQIGQNVSDAKGELTLKAYKKVNETLDVGPIEVKVKEMKVMHATPDYSMIDFFHGYTHDEDFDIVKVNVEIKNNTDKKIKFSPVAFLETDRGEHLTWEDEIYLEELTGEIEGNGSKSGNIGFILNDGNIKGISLMTSDAVDEEGEVLAKGKSAEFAF; the protein is encoded by the coding sequence ATGAACAGACTGATGATTGGTGCCCTGTTATTAACGGCATTTGGTGCTCTTAATACCCAACCAGCTTACGAAGAAGAAACGACAGCTAAAGAAAAAACAGAGGAAATTGCACGACCACTGGAAAAAAAGGATGTCTATGTTCCGAATCCGCAGCTTCCTGATGATATAAACTTGAACCAGATCGGACAGAACGTTTCCGATGCCAAAGGCGAATTAACTTTGAAGGCCTATAAAAAAGTGAATGAAACGCTGGATGTTGGCCCGATCGAGGTTAAAGTCAAAGAAATGAAAGTGATGCATGCCACTCCGGATTACAGCATGATTGATTTCTTCCACGGCTATACGCATGATGAAGATTTCGATATCGTAAAAGTGAACGTGGAAATCAAAAACAATACGGATAAAAAAATTAAGTTTTCCCCAGTTGCTTTCCTCGAAACGGACAGAGGAGAACATCTGACATGGGAAGATGAGATCTACTTGGAAGAACTTACTGGTGAAATAGAAGGAAACGGTTCAAAAAGCGGAAACATTGGTTTCATTCTAAATGATGGAAACATAAAGGGCATATCCCTAATGACAAGTGATGCGGTGGATGAAGAAGGGGAAGTCCTTGCAAAAGGCAAGTCAGCTGAATTCGCTTTTTAA
- a CDS encoding YpzG family protein: protein MSYKDQLDPHSQKFHHNWTRPKRSKSQVNGHTQESQTNIILRSNAKAHRW, encoded by the coding sequence ATGAGCTATAAAGATCAATTAGATCCACATTCTCAAAAGTTTCACCATAATTGGACAAGACCTAAGCGTTCAAAATCTCAAGTTAATGGCCATACGCAAGAATCGCAAACAAACATTATACTAAGAAGCAATGCAAAGGCTCACAGGTGGTAA